In one Neobacillus sp. WH10 genomic region, the following are encoded:
- a CDS encoding citrate transporter, whose translation MKKRNIFAMIASILFMLISGAQVFAADKVAEVKTPHGFYAFVVIIPLIVILALLFMKVDMVAAGFVGGALAMIIGGIGLAQANDQFLKTIPTMLSITVPIINSAIAMAVFKSGGYTAALTLVRRAIKGKVEYFAVFIVILQAAATYMSGIGGGSAMVIAPLAFAAVGAIPELIAAMSIAAAVSFTTSPASLESGIVSKLSGIPVDQYVSEMRLFWIGFVLLAIAIGFYGAKKRKIIFKGEESAEFAGMTNAQIFKVTIPVIFLLSAVIVGPFINKAIGTPLITPLVYTVITLILIFVCTKFNVNQSVEAMVDGSTYILKSLFAVGIFLSFINIIGDTGAFKVIAGIAQSAPSSIVVPAAVLAGILVGIPAGAYVGSILSLVLPVAVSLGFSPVAFGFVAMGVGLGSQLSFVNITMQALSAGFQIPIIEVVKGNAKWVGGAMVILLVISFIFG comes from the coding sequence ATGAAAAAGAGAAATATATTTGCAATGATAGCTTCCATACTATTTATGCTTATATCCGGTGCTCAAGTATTTGCAGCAGACAAAGTTGCAGAAGTGAAAACACCTCATGGATTCTACGCTTTTGTAGTGATTATTCCATTAATTGTCATTCTTGCGCTATTATTTATGAAGGTGGACATGGTAGCAGCAGGGTTTGTTGGTGGGGCATTGGCGATGATCATTGGTGGAATTGGCCTAGCACAAGCTAATGATCAGTTCCTTAAAACAATTCCAACCATGCTTTCTATTACTGTACCAATTATTAACTCCGCTATTGCGATGGCTGTTTTTAAATCCGGTGGGTACACGGCGGCACTGACATTAGTTCGTCGGGCAATTAAGGGTAAGGTTGAATATTTTGCTGTCTTTATTGTCATTTTGCAAGCTGCAGCAACGTATATGTCCGGTATTGGCGGAGGTAGCGCCATGGTTATTGCACCACTAGCTTTCGCAGCAGTGGGTGCGATTCCTGAATTAATTGCTGCAATGTCCATTGCCGCAGCAGTTTCTTTTACAACATCTCCCGCTTCCCTTGAATCGGGAATTGTGTCGAAACTTTCCGGAATTCCGGTTGATCAGTATGTTTCAGAAATGAGATTATTCTGGATTGGCTTTGTTCTTCTTGCGATTGCCATCGGTTTTTATGGTGCGAAGAAACGTAAGATTATCTTTAAAGGTGAAGAAAGCGCAGAATTCGCTGGCATGACAAACGCTCAAATTTTCAAAGTTACGATTCCAGTTATTTTCCTTCTATCTGCTGTTATCGTCGGACCTTTTATTAATAAAGCAATCGGAACGCCTCTTATTACACCTTTAGTGTATACAGTAATTACGCTAATTTTAATCTTTGTTTGCACGAAATTTAACGTGAATCAATCCGTTGAGGCAATGGTGGACGGCTCTACTTATATTTTAAAAAGTTTATTTGCAGTAGGTATTTTCCTATCATTTATCAATATTATTGGCGACACTGGTGCATTTAAAGTAATTGCAGGAATCGCACAAAGCGCACCTTCTTCTATCGTTGTTCCAGCAGCTGTATTAGCAGGGATTCTTGTTGGGATTCCAGCGGGAGCTTATGTTGGATCGATTCTTAGTCTAGTATTACCAGTGGCTGTTTCACTAGGATTTTCACCAGTTGCATTTGGATTCGTTGCGATGGGCGTTGGGTTAGGAAGCCAATTAAGCTTTGTAAACATTACGATGCAAGCATTATCTGCTGGATTCCAAATTCCAATTATTGAGGTTGTTAAAGGAAATGCAAAATGGGTTGGAGGAGCAATGGTTATTCTCCTTGTGATCTCCTTCATATTTGGATAA
- the arcC gene encoding carbamate kinase: MSKIVLAIGGNAIIKEGQKGTIEEQQQNIYESCEPVLGLIEEGNTVVITHGNGPQVGNTLIKSKMAESVVPSYPLDVCDAETQGNLGYLIQQAFNNKMVERKINKTVATVVTQAIVSKEDPAFENPTKPIGPFYSKEEMEEIVKQENLTFIEDSGRGYRRVVPSPKPIKIVEKEAIEALLNKDITVITAGGGGIPVVEENGKLEGVAAVIDKDFASALLAAEINADYLFILTGVEQVAIHFGTPNQQNLFEMTVDEAIRYMEEGHFPKGSMGPKIEAAIMFLNKGGKNVIITSIDKLQDALQGKTGTRVIL; the protein is encoded by the coding sequence GTGAGTAAAATTGTCCTTGCTATCGGAGGAAATGCAATCATCAAAGAGGGACAAAAGGGTACCATTGAGGAGCAGCAACAAAATATTTATGAAAGCTGTGAACCTGTTCTTGGATTGATCGAAGAAGGAAACACAGTTGTTATCACTCATGGCAATGGCCCACAAGTGGGGAATACATTAATTAAATCCAAAATGGCGGAATCAGTGGTTCCATCATATCCTTTAGATGTTTGTGATGCAGAAACTCAAGGAAACTTGGGATATTTAATTCAGCAAGCATTTAACAATAAAATGGTTGAGCGTAAAATTAATAAAACAGTTGCTACTGTTGTTACACAGGCAATTGTTTCAAAAGAGGATCCTGCTTTTGAAAACCCTACCAAGCCAATTGGTCCATTTTATTCTAAAGAAGAAATGGAAGAAATAGTTAAGCAAGAGAATCTTACCTTTATTGAAGACAGTGGTAGAGGCTACAGACGTGTGGTTCCTTCGCCAAAACCAATAAAAATTGTTGAAAAAGAAGCCATTGAGGCTTTGCTTAATAAAGACATTACAGTAATTACAGCTGGCGGCGGCGGGATTCCAGTAGTTGAGGAAAACGGTAAGCTTGAGGGAGTAGCAGCAGTAATTGATAAAGACTTTGCAAGTGCGCTATTAGCAGCTGAAATTAATGCTGATTATCTATTTATCCTAACTGGTGTTGAACAAGTAGCCATTCATTTCGGAACGCCAAATCAACAAAATCTGTTTGAAATGACTGTTGATGAAGCAATTCGGTATATGGAAGAAGGTCATTTCCCTAAAGGCAGCATGGGTCCAAAGATTGAAGCAGCGATTATGTTTCTGAACAAAGGCGGAAAAAATGTCATTATTACATCGATTGATAAACTTCAAGATGCACTTCAAGGTAAAACAGGAACACGCGTAATTCTATAA
- a CDS encoding DUF2877 domain-containing protein produces MYKNTFFGGEYSYLIPLLLCEKNIGKVHSIFANGFNIKMGDSLIFIGTKKNGLLPFGIHLTSEDTSRAISHLTINENVFWNEEILKLEFTEMSISLKNGTIFKNELYPVNINNLFKDQFANLKTLLSTHDQSTGLEINIGEFFMKYADISYINWSKEEQFILWLIDAILTNDPSLLEKTLRFILGRGKGLTPSGDDIMVGILAFDSITHFLPDKFFKKLSDLVEKEPITTDVSKEYLRYALKQEFSSTVTDLINLIGSNKPWLSDGAYKRLLEVGHSSGLDTMFGILVGMLAFHKVIEHF; encoded by the coding sequence ATGTATAAAAATACATTTTTTGGAGGGGAATATAGTTATCTTATTCCCCTTCTTCTTTGTGAAAAAAACATTGGAAAAGTTCATAGTATTTTTGCCAACGGATTTAATATTAAAATGGGGGACTCGCTAATTTTTATCGGTACTAAAAAGAATGGCTTACTTCCATTTGGAATCCATCTTACTTCTGAAGATACATCAAGAGCTATTTCACATCTTACTATCAACGAAAACGTTTTCTGGAATGAGGAAATATTAAAATTAGAATTCACAGAAATGTCGATAAGCTTGAAAAATGGCACCATTTTTAAAAACGAACTGTATCCCGTTAATATAAACAATTTATTTAAAGATCAATTTGCAAATCTTAAAACATTGTTAAGTACTCATGATCAATCGACTGGGCTCGAAATTAATATTGGTGAGTTTTTTATGAAATATGCAGATATTTCTTATATTAATTGGTCGAAAGAGGAGCAATTTATTCTTTGGCTGATTGATGCTATTTTAACGAATGATCCATCTCTACTAGAGAAAACACTTCGCTTTATTCTAGGGAGGGGGAAGGGCCTAACCCCATCTGGTGATGACATAATGGTTGGAATACTGGCATTTGACTCCATAACTCATTTTCTACCAGATAAATTCTTTAAGAAATTATCGGATTTGGTTGAAAAGGAACCAATTACAACAGATGTGAGTAAAGAATATTTGCGTTATGCATTAAAACAAGAGTTTAGTTCGACAGTTACAGACTTAATAAATTTAATCGGGTCAAATAAACCTTGGTTATCCGATGGTGCATATAAACGGCTCCTAGAGGTGGGGCATAGTTCAGGATTGGATACAATGTTTGGCATTCTTGTTGGAATGCTGGCTTTTCATAAAGTTATCGAACACTTCTAG
- a CDS encoding DUF1116 domain-containing protein, which produces MYGSYKTIDEANRAVIDKVVAGAPFLVDVVPAKSVIKELNGKVLLHAGPPIKWENMPSPMQGSCIGAALFEGWAGNADEAVAMLKNGEVEFIPCHHVNAVGPMGGITSGSMPVLVVENREQGNTAYCTMNEGIGAVLRFGAYSEEVTNRLAWMRDVLAPTISKALKVKGDGLNINVMIAKAITMGDEFHQRNIAASLIFLKELAPFILQTDVTEKEKQDVIKFLADTDQFFLNIAMATSKAVMDAARTIQHGTVVTAMCRNGYEFGIRISGMGDQWFTAPVNTPQGLFFTGYTQEMASPDMGDSAITETFGVGGFAMVAAPGVTRFVGAGGFDDALRTSNDMMEICIDQNPNFTIPTWDFQGACLGIDARKVVETGIEPVINTGIAHKEAGVGQIGAGTVRAPLACFEKAIEAYAVKLGLIEAE; this is translated from the coding sequence ATGTACGGATCTTATAAAACAATTGATGAAGCAAATAGAGCGGTAATCGATAAAGTTGTTGCCGGCGCCCCTTTTTTAGTAGATGTGGTTCCTGCCAAATCAGTTATTAAGGAATTAAACGGGAAAGTCCTGCTCCATGCAGGTCCACCAATCAAGTGGGAAAACATGCCAAGCCCAATGCAAGGGTCATGTATTGGAGCTGCCCTTTTTGAAGGATGGGCGGGGAACGCTGATGAGGCAGTTGCAATGCTTAAAAACGGCGAAGTGGAATTTATTCCATGTCACCATGTAAATGCTGTCGGCCCAATGGGCGGAATCACTTCAGGTAGTATGCCTGTTCTTGTAGTTGAAAACCGTGAACAAGGTAACACTGCATATTGTACGATGAATGAAGGAATTGGTGCGGTACTTCGCTTCGGTGCTTATTCAGAAGAGGTGACGAATCGTCTTGCGTGGATGAGAGATGTACTTGCTCCTACCATCTCTAAAGCACTTAAAGTAAAAGGTGATGGATTAAACATCAACGTTATGATTGCCAAAGCGATTACAATGGGAGATGAATTCCACCAACGTAATATTGCAGCTTCGTTAATTTTCTTAAAAGAACTTGCGCCATTTATTTTGCAAACAGATGTAACCGAAAAGGAAAAGCAAGATGTCATTAAATTCCTTGCAGACACTGATCAATTTTTCTTAAACATTGCGATGGCTACAAGTAAAGCTGTTATGGACGCAGCTAGAACTATCCAACACGGTACCGTAGTAACAGCTATGTGCCGGAACGGATATGAATTTGGAATCCGGATTAGTGGTATGGGTGACCAATGGTTTACGGCACCAGTAAATACACCGCAAGGCTTATTCTTCACTGGCTATACTCAAGAAATGGCTAGTCCTGACATGGGAGACAGTGCCATTACGGAAACATTCGGTGTCGGCGGATTTGCCATGGTTGCTGCCCCAGGCGTAACACGTTTCGTTGGTGCAGGCGGATTTGACGATGCGTTAAGAACTAGCAATGATATGATGGAAATTTGTATCGACCAAAACCCTAACTTTACAATTCCAACTTGGGATTTCCAAGGTGCATGCCTTGGTATTGATGCAAGGAAGGTTGTTGAAACAGGAATTGAACCAGTCATTAACACAGGAATTGCTCATAAAGAAGCAGGTGTTGGACAAATCGGTGCTGGTACGGTACGTGCACCTTTAGCATGTTTTGAAAAAGCAATTGAAGCGTATGCAGTAAAGCTTGGTTTAATCGAGGCAGAATAA
- the fdrA gene encoding acyl-CoA synthetase FdrA — MLYTIIKENSYQDSVNLMLLTNKVSTMEGVNKVQIMMGTPANKDIFKTAGLHTEELEKAAANDMCIVVDTDSEDKIPEVLEEVDNYLKNQAISNTKQEFESVRTWDKALKALPSANMAIISVPGQYAAEEAEKALNNGLHAFIFSDNVKIEDELRIKQKAHEKGLLVMGPDCGTGIQTGVPMAFANIVRQGNIGIVGASGTGIQEVSTIIDRIGGGVSHAIGTGGRDLSETVGAITMMDAIKGLEAHKQTEVIAVISKPPAKEVRDQVVNLLQGLSKPVVAIFLGEAPHSHEGNVHYAHTLEETALIAVDLAKGNPVKANYNLLTSEVPAVDLKPEQTTIKGLYSGGTLGYEAANLISRAFGLGKSEHAEEGYLLKVNGFEVADLGDDIYTQGKPHPMIDPETRVQYFKKAAQDEKTAIILFDVVLGYGSHDDMASELIPAIEEIQNESKKNGKNIYFVGTVCGTEQDPQGYQDQKNKLANAGVILRDSNNQAVRTALAMLGIDLKEADKEMKPASKVYEKQDLTVCPAIEKLLNEKPSVINVGLKKFTNAITENGGTVVQFDWRPVAGGNERMRKILALLR, encoded by the coding sequence ATGCTTTATACCATTATTAAAGAAAACTCCTACCAGGATTCCGTTAACCTAATGCTTCTCACAAATAAGGTATCGACAATGGAAGGTGTAAATAAGGTTCAAATTATGATGGGAACCCCGGCTAATAAGGATATATTTAAAACTGCCGGTCTTCATACAGAAGAATTAGAAAAAGCGGCCGCAAATGATATGTGTATTGTTGTTGATACTGATTCGGAAGACAAAATTCCCGAAGTTCTTGAAGAAGTTGATAATTACTTAAAAAATCAAGCAATCAGCAACACAAAGCAGGAATTTGAATCAGTTCGTACTTGGGATAAAGCGCTTAAAGCACTACCTAGTGCAAATATGGCGATCATTTCAGTTCCAGGACAATATGCTGCAGAAGAAGCTGAAAAAGCACTTAATAACGGATTACATGCTTTTATTTTCAGTGATAACGTAAAAATCGAAGATGAACTTCGTATCAAACAAAAAGCCCACGAAAAAGGTTTGCTTGTAATGGGTCCTGACTGTGGTACCGGAATTCAAACGGGTGTTCCTATGGCCTTTGCGAATATTGTAAGACAAGGAAATATTGGGATTGTCGGAGCATCTGGTACAGGTATACAAGAAGTGTCTACAATTATTGATCGCATTGGCGGCGGCGTAAGCCATGCAATCGGAACTGGTGGACGTGACTTATCTGAAACCGTTGGTGCGATTACCATGATGGACGCTATTAAAGGATTAGAAGCACACAAACAGACAGAAGTTATTGCTGTAATTTCTAAGCCGCCTGCAAAAGAAGTGCGTGACCAAGTGGTGAACTTACTTCAGGGTTTATCAAAACCGGTGGTTGCTATTTTCTTAGGAGAAGCTCCACATTCACATGAAGGAAATGTCCACTACGCACATACGCTTGAAGAAACAGCATTGATTGCTGTTGATCTTGCTAAGGGAAATCCTGTTAAAGCAAACTATAATTTGCTTACTTCTGAAGTGCCAGCTGTTGACTTGAAACCAGAACAAACAACGATCAAAGGACTATATTCAGGCGGTACACTTGGGTATGAAGCTGCTAATCTAATCAGCAGAGCTTTCGGGTTAGGAAAGTCCGAACACGCAGAAGAGGGCTACTTACTAAAAGTTAACGGCTTTGAAGTGGCTGACCTTGGTGATGATATTTATACACAAGGAAAACCACATCCAATGATTGATCCTGAAACAAGAGTTCAATACTTTAAAAAAGCTGCACAGGATGAGAAGACAGCCATTATCCTTTTTGATGTTGTTCTTGGTTATGGATCTCATGATGATATGGCAAGTGAATTAATCCCAGCTATTGAAGAGATTCAAAACGAATCAAAGAAAAACGGAAAAAATATTTATTTTGTCGGAACGGTTTGTGGAACAGAGCAAGATCCGCAAGGTTACCAGGATCAAAAAAATAAGTTAGCAAATGCTGGCGTCATTTTACGAGATAGCAACAACCAAGCTGTTCGTACAGCACTTGCAATGCTCGGTATCGATTTAAAAGAAGCAGATAAAGAAATGAAACCTGCTAGCAAAGTATATGAAAAACAAGATTTAACTGTTTGTCCTGCAATCGAAAAATTATTAAACGAAAAGCCAAGTGTTATTAATGTTGGTTTGAAGAAATTTACCAATGCCATTACGGAAAATGGTGGTACGGTTGTTCAGTTCGACTGGCGTCCAGTTGCAGGCGGAAATGAAAGAATGCGCAAAATCTTAGCTTTACTTCGTTAA
- a CDS encoding alpha/beta hydrolase, with amino-acid sequence MKTTIVYKSTDSFEIMADFYPVSLKNSPVVLYIHGGGLFWGSREDMKKEQIDLYLSAGINVFSIDYRLAPETKLSEIIADIADALKWLENTGHQEFSYDPRNIAVIGSSAGAYLALMTGTFKNNPKAIVSFYGYGDITGDWAAKPSPHYQRMTVVPKELAKMLISNKVITVGPIEKRYAIYMYARQQGVWIEEISGINPLIKKDELAKYCPLQSINPEYPPTLLLHGTMDEDVPYEQSVLMSDALQTAGVENKLITIPNGKHVFDEDWQNPVVKEAFTEVIQFLRKHLG; translated from the coding sequence ATGAAAACAACAATTGTATACAAAAGCACAGATAGTTTTGAGATTATGGCTGATTTTTATCCTGTTTCCTTAAAAAATAGCCCAGTAGTCCTCTATATTCACGGCGGCGGTTTGTTTTGGGGCTCACGCGAGGATATGAAGAAAGAGCAGATTGATTTGTATCTTTCTGCAGGTATTAATGTATTCTCAATTGATTATCGATTAGCGCCCGAAACGAAACTATCTGAAATTATTGCAGATATCGCTGACGCGCTAAAATGGCTCGAAAACACAGGACATCAGGAATTTAGCTACGATCCAAGAAATATAGCAGTGATTGGAAGTTCAGCAGGTGCCTATCTGGCCCTAATGACAGGGACATTTAAAAACAACCCAAAAGCAATTGTCTCATTTTACGGATATGGTGATATTACTGGAGACTGGGCAGCAAAACCGAGTCCTCACTATCAAAGAATGACAGTCGTACCGAAAGAGCTGGCAAAAATGCTCATCTCAAATAAGGTTATTACAGTCGGACCGATTGAGAAACGATATGCTATTTACATGTATGCTAGACAGCAAGGAGTTTGGATTGAGGAAATAAGCGGTATAAATCCATTAATAAAGAAGGATGAACTGGCAAAGTATTGCCCACTTCAATCTATCAATCCTGAATATCCACCAACCTTGCTTTTGCATGGAACCATGGATGAAGATGTTCCGTATGAGCAATCCGTTCTTATGTCAGATGCGCTGCAAACAGCTGGAGTGGAAAATAAGTTAATTACAATTCCTAATGGCAAGCATGTATTTGATGAGGATTGGCAAAACCCGGTGGTCAAAGAAGCCTTTACTGAAGTCATCCAATTCTTACGGAAACATCTTGGTTAA
- a CDS encoding cell wall hydrolase, protein MNKLKKLVIASGLILSMSAFTLNSTTEAATTTHKVQSGETYWKIATKFGVPVTNLMKANNATSSALNVGQNLVIPNSTITEAEKDLMARLVRAEAVGEPYAGKVAVATVILNRVASPDFPNSVREVIYQISNGHYAFTPVQNGQINQPADAASKQAVNEALAFRGQGKGSLFFYNPKTSSSNWILSREVTVTIGNHRFAK, encoded by the coding sequence ATGAATAAACTTAAAAAGCTAGTAATTGCATCTGGATTAATTTTATCAATGTCAGCGTTTACGTTAAATAGTACAACTGAAGCAGCAACGACTACACATAAAGTGCAATCTGGTGAAACGTATTGGAAAATTGCTACTAAGTTCGGAGTTCCAGTTACTAATTTAATGAAAGCAAACAATGCAACTAGTAGTGCTCTAAATGTTGGTCAAAATCTAGTAATCCCTAATTCTACTATTACTGAAGCAGAAAAAGATTTAATGGCACGTCTAGTTCGTGCAGAGGCAGTTGGAGAACCTTATGCTGGGAAAGTAGCTGTTGCTACAGTAATCTTGAACAGAGTTGCAAGTCCCGATTTTCCGAATTCTGTTAGGGAAGTAATTTATCAAATATCTAATGGACACTATGCATTTACTCCTGTCCAAAATGGTCAGATCAATCAACCAGCAGATGCAGCTTCAAAACAGGCTGTGAATGAAGCTTTAGCATTCAGAGGACAAGGGAAAGGGTCATTATTTTTCTACAATCCAAAAACATCTTCAAGTAATTGGATTTTATCACGTGAAGTAACCGTAACGATTGGTAACCACCGTTTTGCAAAATAA
- a CDS encoding Dps family protein, giving the protein MENHLVSVLNKQIANWSVMYIKLHNYHWYVKGGQFFTLHTKFEEFYNEAGLHVDELAERLLAIGGKPVATMKECLEISSIQEATGNETADEMVQSIINDFSVIIGELKEGMSFAGELDDETTGDMLLAIHSGLEKHVWMLTAFLGKSL; this is encoded by the coding sequence GTGGAAAATCATTTAGTGAGTGTATTAAACAAGCAAATTGCGAATTGGTCAGTAATGTATATCAAGCTACATAACTACCACTGGTATGTAAAGGGAGGACAATTTTTCACCCTGCACACTAAATTTGAAGAATTTTACAATGAAGCAGGACTGCATGTCGATGAATTAGCAGAACGTCTGCTGGCAATTGGCGGAAAACCTGTAGCTACCATGAAGGAATGCCTTGAAATTTCATCGATTCAAGAAGCAACCGGTAATGAAACTGCTGATGAAATGGTTCAGTCCATCATTAATGACTTCTCAGTTATCATTGGTGAATTAAAGGAAGGCATGAGTTTTGCAGGGGAATTAGATGATGAAACAACGGGAGATATGTTACTTGCAATTCATTCGGGTCTAGAAAAACACGTTTGGATGTTAACAGCATTCCTTGGTAAATCACTATAA
- a CDS encoding FAD-dependent oxidoreductase gives MSKHEVIVYSSTGCPYCEKVKSFLKDHGVEFEERNASIHKEYFDQLKERKIYGTPATLINGKLVLGFQEKKLNKLLGLSQEENTAPAVVTVPDTKNTTDAVNLVSDTKGEITDRIFQPVNEKVLSDVYDFVTIGGGPAGASAAVYAARGKLKTLVIDKAPKAGTLAITHKIANYPGVREELTGLELLTRMQVQAKDFGAEFVRSTVLSVDFSDEIKKIEVAEGTIKAKSVFIGVGAKAPSNKIKGEEDFTGRGVSYCSTCDAAFYQDLVVAVVGDNDEAIHEADTLAKYCKTVKLLIPFEQLKGNADLTSLENNPKVEIYRRHRVREIVGTDSVEKIVILNDKKEEQEWHVDGVFLYLGGMKPGTDFLKDAVKRDEEGYVMVDDHLRTNVDGVFAGGDARRTPIKQAVISAADGAIAALSAEQHVNKRSKLRPQYS, from the coding sequence GTGTCCAAACATGAAGTAATCGTTTATAGCAGTACTGGATGCCCCTATTGTGAAAAAGTAAAATCGTTCCTAAAGGATCATGGCGTTGAATTTGAAGAACGCAATGCTTCCATACATAAAGAATATTTTGATCAATTAAAAGAACGGAAAATATATGGAACCCCGGCAACCCTAATTAATGGGAAGCTAGTCCTAGGCTTTCAAGAGAAAAAATTAAACAAGCTTCTTGGACTTTCACAAGAGGAAAACACTGCACCTGCTGTAGTAACGGTGCCTGACACCAAAAACACTACAGACGCAGTAAATTTGGTGTCTGACACCAAAGGAGAGATTACTGATAGGATTTTCCAACCTGTTAATGAAAAGGTCCTTTCTGATGTGTATGATTTTGTGACAATTGGCGGCGGGCCTGCAGGTGCCTCTGCTGCTGTTTATGCTGCTCGTGGGAAATTAAAAACACTCGTCATTGATAAAGCCCCAAAAGCAGGAACGCTGGCGATTACCCATAAAATTGCGAACTATCCGGGGGTTCGCGAGGAATTAACAGGCTTGGAGCTATTAACGAGAATGCAAGTACAAGCAAAAGACTTTGGAGCAGAATTTGTTCGCTCAACGGTTCTATCCGTTGATTTTTCAGATGAAATAAAGAAAATTGAGGTTGCTGAGGGAACCATTAAAGCGAAAAGTGTTTTTATTGGTGTTGGTGCCAAAGCCCCATCCAATAAAATTAAGGGTGAAGAGGACTTCACTGGCCGTGGCGTAAGCTATTGCTCAACCTGTGATGCAGCCTTTTATCAGGATCTGGTTGTTGCCGTTGTCGGTGATAATGATGAAGCCATTCATGAAGCTGACACACTGGCTAAGTACTGCAAAACGGTGAAATTATTAATTCCATTTGAGCAATTAAAAGGGAATGCAGATCTTACCTCACTAGAAAATAATCCGAAGGTAGAAATCTATCGCCGTCATCGAGTTCGAGAAATCGTTGGAACAGACAGCGTTGAGAAAATTGTGATTCTTAATGATAAAAAAGAAGAACAAGAATGGCATGTTGATGGAGTTTTCTTATACCTTGGCGGTATGAAACCAGGCACAGACTTCTTAAAGGACGCGGTAAAAAGGGATGAAGAAGGCTATGTCATGGTAGATGATCACTTGCGTACGAATGTAGATGGTGTTTTTGCCGGCGGTGATGCCCGAAGGACCCCAATAAAACAAGCTGTCATTTCTGCTGCAGATGGGGCAATTGCTGCTTTAAGTGCCGAGCAGCATGTCAATAAACGCTCAAAGCTTCGCCCGCAATACAGTTAA
- a CDS encoding tetratricopeptide repeat protein, which yields MKRLTLLILTALILSACTPKAYTESFADGKIALQKGDYDQAINKFENALEEKETAEAKNYLHYAQTLLESRKLYHGGDFDAAINSINKLLKENSSEKLDGKVKKQANTLLKEIQQAKSVSETMKEKMTKGKTLLEDSQFDQAAAVFKEIAETTNLPDVAEIETMAKDAAALLTETTKKKNAAEQEKQQQEEAGKKKEEGKQKQEEANKTLTHEQAVDLVKKHLNITSEQNVKVVYDHDADNGDYVIHVYEFVVDNPSTGEGHTTTWGWYGVNKQTKAVYDMMQ from the coding sequence ATGAAAAGACTCACACTACTTATCCTAACTGCACTTATCCTTTCGGCATGTACTCCAAAAGCCTATACAGAAAGTTTTGCTGATGGAAAAATCGCATTGCAAAAAGGAGACTATGATCAAGCGATCAATAAATTTGAAAATGCTTTAGAAGAGAAAGAAACGGCTGAAGCAAAAAATTATCTTCATTATGCTCAAACCTTACTAGAAAGCCGTAAACTATACCACGGCGGGGACTTTGATGCTGCCATCAATTCGATAAATAAGCTGTTAAAAGAGAATTCTTCTGAAAAATTAGATGGGAAAGTCAAGAAACAAGCTAATACACTCTTAAAAGAAATTCAACAGGCAAAATCGGTTTCGGAAACAATGAAAGAAAAAATGACAAAAGGAAAAACACTTTTAGAGGACAGTCAGTTTGATCAAGCAGCTGCGGTTTTTAAAGAAATTGCTGAAACAACTAATTTACCTGACGTTGCAGAAATTGAAACAATGGCAAAAGATGCTGCTGCGTTACTTACCGAAACTACGAAAAAGAAGAATGCCGCTGAGCAGGAAAAACAGCAGCAAGAAGAGGCAGGGAAAAAGAAAGAAGAAGGAAAGCAAAAACAGGAAGAAGCAAACAAGACACTTACACATGAACAAGCGGTGGATTTAGTAAAAAAGCATCTTAACATTACATCTGAACAAAATGTAAAAGTTGTTTATGATCATGATGCTGATAATGGAGACTACGTAATCCATGTATATGAATTTGTTGTTGATAATCCAAGTACTGGCGAAGGTCACACTACAACTTGGGGCTGGTACGGTGTAAACAAACAAACCAAAGCTGTTTATGATATGATGCAATAA
- a CDS encoding YjcZ family sporulation protein, which translates to MSGHISSNFALIVVLFILLIIVGVSFIGGMY; encoded by the coding sequence ATGTCTGGACACATTTCCAGCAACTTTGCTTTAATTGTTGTGTTGTTTATCCTATTGATCATTGTTGGAGTTTCTTTTATTGGCGGTATGTACTAA